The Vibrio nitrifigilis genome window below encodes:
- the rimK gene encoding 30S ribosomal protein S6--L-glutamate ligase yields the protein MKIGILSRNASLYSTKRLIEASKQRGHEVKVIDALRCYMNINSEQPEIHCKGEQLSDIDAVIPRIGSSVTFYGTAVLRQFEMMGVYPVNESVAISRSRDKLRSMQLLSRKGIGMPITGFASKPDDVKDLLDMVGGAPVVIKLLEGTQGIGVVLAETRTAAESVIEAFMGLKANIMVQEYIKEAGGADIRCFVIGDKVIASMKRQGAEGEFRSNLHRGGSASLIKITPQERKTAVEAARVMGLNVAGVDLLRSARGPLVMEVNSSPGLEGIEAATGKDIAGMIIEFIEKNAAKKGTKTRGKG from the coding sequence ATGAAAATTGGTATTCTATCGCGTAACGCTTCGCTTTATTCCACTAAACGTTTGATTGAAGCGAGCAAACAGCGTGGCCATGAAGTAAAAGTCATTGATGCGCTGCGTTGTTATATGAATATCAATTCCGAGCAGCCAGAAATTCACTGTAAGGGTGAACAATTGTCTGATATCGATGCTGTGATTCCACGTATTGGTTCATCAGTCACATTTTACGGCACTGCGGTGTTGCGCCAGTTTGAAATGATGGGTGTTTACCCAGTTAATGAATCAGTGGCGATTAGCCGTTCACGTGACAAACTACGCTCAATGCAACTATTATCACGTAAAGGTATCGGTATGCCGATCACTGGTTTTGCCAGCAAACCCGATGATGTGAAAGATCTATTAGACATGGTTGGCGGCGCTCCAGTGGTGATCAAGCTACTTGAGGGAACTCAAGGTATCGGTGTCGTACTGGCTGAAACTCGCACGGCTGCCGAAAGTGTTATCGAAGCCTTTATGGGTTTAAAAGCCAATATCATGGTGCAAGAATACATTAAAGAAGCTGGCGGAGCTGATATTCGCTGCTTTGTTATAGGTGATAAAGTCATTGCATCAATGAAACGCCAAGGTGCCGAAGGCGAATTTCGTTCTAACTTACACCGCGGCGGAAGTGCTTCTCTCATCAAAATCACACCACAAGAGAGAAAAACCGCAGTTGAAGCGGCAAGAGTGATGGGACTGAATGTGGCTGGTGTTGACTTACTCCGTTCAGCTCGCGGCCCACTGGTGATGGAAGTAAACTCATCACCTGGCCTTGAAGGAATAGAAGCTGCAACTGGCAAAGACATTGCTGGGATGATCATTGAATTCATTGAAAAGAATGCAGCGAAAAAAGGAACCAAGACACGTGGAAAAGGCTAA
- the gabT gene encoding 4-aminobutyrate--2-oxoglutarate transaminase: MTNMEWQSRKEKVICKGEANLAPIYAAKAKNAIITDIEGNEYIDFAAGIAVNNTGNSHPRIVAAVKAQLENFSHTCSTVVPYTSFVELGEGVVEAAPGDFAKKAAFLTTGSEAVENAIKFARHYTGRPGVIAFKGGFHGRTNMCMGLTGKVNPYKAGFGPFPNNIYHLPYPNEYHGVTEQESLSAIDDLFACDIEPSQIAAIIFEPIQGEGGFYQAPASWVKEIRALCDKHGIVMICDEIQSGFARTGKMFACEYYDVVPDLITIAKGLGGGFPISGVVGRAEIMDHPQAGGIGGTYAGNALACTAAVEVLKVIKEEQLCERAQHIGLLFKEQLESMQRDIPQIGDIRQVGLMVAVEFNDPETGAPLATLTKQLVKKANENGLILLSCGVKGNVVRFLPPLTIETELVVKGLEIVKTQLLDLTK, translated from the coding sequence ATGACAAATATGGAATGGCAAAGCCGTAAAGAAAAAGTGATTTGTAAAGGTGAAGCAAACCTTGCACCGATCTACGCTGCCAAAGCAAAAAACGCGATCATCACTGACATCGAAGGTAATGAATATATCGACTTTGCTGCTGGCATCGCAGTAAATAACACTGGTAACTCTCACCCTCGAATCGTCGCAGCAGTTAAAGCTCAGCTAGAAAACTTTAGCCATACCTGCTCAACAGTTGTTCCTTACACTAGCTTTGTTGAACTCGGTGAAGGTGTCGTTGAAGCAGCACCTGGTGATTTTGCTAAAAAAGCGGCATTTCTTACCACTGGCTCTGAAGCTGTAGAAAACGCCATTAAATTTGCTCGCCACTACACAGGGCGCCCAGGTGTGATTGCCTTTAAAGGCGGCTTCCATGGTCGTACTAATATGTGTATGGGTCTAACAGGAAAAGTGAACCCTTATAAAGCTGGGTTTGGCCCCTTCCCAAACAACATATACCACCTACCATACCCTAACGAGTATCATGGTGTGACAGAGCAAGAAAGCTTATCTGCGATTGATGATTTATTTGCTTGTGATATCGAACCGTCACAAATTGCAGCGATCATTTTTGAACCTATCCAAGGTGAAGGAGGCTTCTATCAAGCACCTGCTTCTTGGGTAAAAGAGATCCGAGCTCTATGTGATAAACATGGCATTGTCATGATCTGTGACGAAATCCAAAGTGGTTTTGCTCGTACAGGTAAAATGTTTGCTTGTGAATATTATGATGTGGTTCCAGATCTTATCACTATTGCCAAAGGCCTCGGTGGCGGTTTCCCTATTTCAGGTGTTGTTGGTCGTGCAGAAATCATGGATCATCCTCAAGCTGGCGGTATTGGCGGAACATATGCTGGTAACGCACTGGCATGTACCGCTGCTGTTGAAGTGTTAAAAGTCATCAAAGAAGAACAGCTGTGTGAACGTGCACAACATATTGGCTTGCTGTTCAAAGAACAGCTAGAAAGCATGCAACGTGATATTCCTCAAATTGGAGATATCCGCCAAGTTGGTTTAATGGTTGCTGTTGAATTTAATGACCCAGAAACGGGCGCCCCATTAGCAACCCTTACCAAACAGTTGGTGAAAAAAGCCAATGAAAATGGCCTAATCTTGCTGTCATGTGGTGTCAAAGGTAATGTGGTACGTTTCTTACCTCCATTAACGATTGAAACTGAGTTAGTAGTGAAAGGATTAGAGATTGTAAAAACTCAACTTTTAGATCTCACCAAATAA
- a CDS encoding aminoacyl-histidine dipeptidase — protein MSEFHSEISQLSPAPVWQFFDKICSIPHPSKHEEQLAQFIVDWATSEGLEVRRDNTGNVFIKKPATTGMEHKKGVVLQAHIDMVPQKNEDTDHDFTKDPIQPYIDGEWVTAKGTTLGADNGIGMATCLAVLASKDIKHGPIEVLLTIDEEAGMTGAFGLEAGWLEGDILLNTDSEQEGEVYMGCAGGVDGALGFSIQREAIPAGYVTRKIVLKGLKGGHSGADIHTGRANANKLLARFFADHTAGLDLRLIDFNGGTLRNAIPREAFATVAVAADSQAVLDKALNAYTLLIQEELHKIETNIITLNETIDTEQNVFTQESQATFIAGLNACPNGVMRMSDEIPGVVETSLNVGVVTTEQDKVTVLCLIRSLIDSGRIQIEGMLTSIAQLSGATIELAGAYPGWKPDADSDIMHLFRDMYQGIYGHKPNIMVIHAGLECGLFKKPYPEMDMISFGPTIKFPHSPDEKVKIDTVGLFWQQMVSLLEHIPAKA, from the coding sequence GTGTCTGAATTCCATTCTGAAATAAGCCAGCTGTCGCCTGCCCCTGTATGGCAATTTTTTGACAAAATCTGTTCTATTCCCCACCCGTCGAAACACGAAGAGCAACTGGCTCAATTCATTGTTGATTGGGCGACCAGCGAAGGATTAGAAGTTCGCCGTGATAACACGGGTAACGTTTTTATTAAAAAGCCTGCGACCACAGGCATGGAACACAAGAAAGGGGTTGTTCTTCAAGCGCACATCGATATGGTGCCGCAAAAAAATGAAGATACAGACCATGATTTTACGAAAGATCCAATTCAACCATATATTGATGGGGAATGGGTAACAGCCAAAGGCACAACTCTTGGTGCCGATAATGGGATTGGCATGGCAACATGTTTAGCTGTTCTTGCATCAAAAGACATCAAGCATGGTCCTATCGAAGTTCTGCTTACTATTGATGAAGAAGCAGGTATGACCGGCGCGTTTGGGCTTGAAGCCGGTTGGTTAGAAGGCGATATTCTTCTGAACACCGATTCAGAACAAGAAGGTGAAGTTTACATGGGCTGTGCTGGCGGTGTAGATGGAGCACTTGGTTTTTCTATCCAACGTGAAGCCATTCCTGCAGGTTACGTAACTCGTAAAATCGTATTAAAAGGCCTAAAAGGTGGTCACTCTGGTGCCGACATTCACACAGGGCGTGCCAATGCTAATAAACTTTTAGCCCGTTTCTTTGCCGATCACACAGCAGGGTTAGATCTGCGCTTAATTGATTTTAATGGCGGTACATTACGTAATGCAATTCCTCGCGAAGCTTTTGCCACAGTAGCTGTCGCAGCAGACTCTCAAGCGGTTTTAGACAAAGCTCTTAACGCTTATACGCTACTCATTCAAGAAGAGTTGCATAAGATTGAAACAAACATCATCACACTCAATGAAACCATTGACACTGAACAAAATGTGTTTACTCAGGAGTCTCAAGCTACCTTTATCGCAGGGCTAAATGCTTGTCCAAACGGTGTTATGCGTATGAGTGATGAAATTCCTGGAGTGGTAGAAACATCATTGAACGTTGGTGTAGTTACTACTGAGCAAGATAAAGTCACCGTATTGTGCCTTATCCGCTCTTTAATTGACTCTGGACGTATCCAAATTGAAGGGATGCTGACATCTATCGCTCAACTATCAGGCGCGACCATCGAATTAGCTGGTGCTTATCCTGGTTGGAAACCCGATGCTGACTCTGACATTATGCATTTATTCCGCGATATGTACCAAGGTATCTACGGACACAAACCGAATATCATGGTTATTCATGCGGGCCTAGAATGTGGCTTGTTTAAGAAACCTTACCCAGAAATGGATATGATTTCATTCGGCCCAACGATTAAATTCCCTCACTCTCCTGATGAAAAAGTGAAAATTGATACGGTAGGATTGTTCTGGCAACAGATGGTTTCTCTTCTAGAGCACATCCCAGCGAAAGCATAA
- a CDS encoding ATP-dependent zinc protease family protein: MTEKMMVGWRETLSLPSLGIEKINAKIDTGAKTSCLHAFKVEPFTRDEQPWVRFSMHPIQRDDSLVVECEAPVVDERVVRDSGGHEEKRYVIVATIELGQQRWEAEITLTNRENMAFRMLLGRTSMHHRITVDPVASFLIPFKETK, encoded by the coding sequence ATGACAGAAAAAATGATGGTTGGATGGCGAGAAACCTTAAGCCTACCCAGTTTAGGCATTGAAAAAATCAATGCAAAAATCGATACCGGAGCAAAAACGTCTTGTTTACATGCTTTTAAAGTCGAACCTTTTACCCGCGATGAACAACCTTGGGTACGCTTTTCGATGCATCCTATTCAGCGTGACGACTCTTTGGTTGTGGAATGTGAAGCGCCGGTCGTAGATGAACGCGTTGTTCGTGATTCTGGCGGCCATGAAGAAAAACGTTATGTTATTGTCGCGACCATTGAATTAGGCCAGCAACGTTGGGAAGCTGAAATCACTCTCACCAACCGAGAAAATATGGCATTTCGTATGCTCTTGGGACGAACCTCTATGCATCATCGCATCACTGTCGATCCCGTCGCGTCTTTTTTAATTCCATTTAAGGAAACAAAATAA